The Epinephelus lanceolatus isolate andai-2023 chromosome 14, ASM4190304v1, whole genome shotgun sequence genome has a window encoding:
- the tyw5 gene encoding tRNA wybutosine-synthesizing protein 5 — protein sequence MELQEKVTLPVPIFTEVDKDVFLRQIYPERRPAVLRGMCLGPCLEKWTAEYLGQKGRDKEVKIHVSTVPQMDFLRKNFVYKTLPFKEFVKRASEKKHSDFFLCEDESYYLRSLGEDVRKEPADLSKQFPDLAEDFHIPQFFEPEQFFSSVFRISSCGLQLWTHYDVMDNLLAQVTGMKRVVLYSPQDALHLYLSGDKSEVLDIDSPDLKRFPEFVKAKRYECVLEPGDLLFIPALWFHNTLALQFGVGVNVFWRHLPVDSYDRKDPYGNKDPVAATRALQALERALHTLDELPADYRDFYGRRMIQRIQKRTYCDNLLGTTTQDSTQDSTLPSGQFTKPG from the exons ATGGAGCTCCAGGAAAAAGTAACGTTACCTGTGCCGATATTTACAGAAGTTGATAAGGACGTGTTTCTGCGACAGATTTATCCAGAG CGCAGACCAGCCGTGCTCAGAGGGATGTGTCTTGGACCATGCCTAGAAAAATGGACAGCTGAATATCTTGGACAGAAAGGGAGAGATAAGGAAGTGAAGATTCATGTATCCACTGTGCCACAGATGGACTTCCTTCGCAAAAACTTTGTTTACAA GACTCTGCCATTCAAGGAGTTTGTGAAAAGAGCATCTGAGAAAAAGCACTCTGATTTCTTCCTGTGTGAG GATGAGAGCTACTATCTTCGATCACTAGGAGAAGACGTACGAAAG GAACCTGCTGATCTGAGCAAACAGTTCCCAGACTTGGCAGAGGATTTTCACATCCCGCAGTTCTTTGAACCCGAGCAGTTTTTCTCCAGTGTGTTCCGCATCAGCTCCTGTGGTCTGCAGCTGTGGACACACTACGAT gTGATGGATAACCTGCTGGCTCAGGTGACAGGGATGAAGAGAGTGGTTCTCTACAGCCCCCAGGATGCATTGCACCTTTACCTGTCAG GTGATAAATCAGAAGTTCTGGACATCGACTCCCCAGACCTGAAACGGTTTCCTGAGTTTGTGAAGGCAAAGCGATACGAGTGTGTGTTGGAGCCTGGAGATCTACTTTTTATCCCTG CTCTGTGGTTCCACAATACCCTGGCTCTGCAGTTTGGTGTGGGTGTAAATGTGTTCTGGCGCCATCTACCTGTGGATAGCTATGACAGAAAGGACCCATACGGTAATAAGGACCCTGTGGCTGCGACTCGCGCCCTTCAGGCACTGGAGAGAGCACTGCACACTCTGGATGAGCTCCCAGCAGATTATCGGGACTTTTATGGACGCCGTATGATACAGCGCATTCAAAAGCGGACATACTGTGACAATCTGTTGGGCACAACTACACAGGACAGCACACAGGACAGCACATTACCCAGCGGTCAGTTCACCAAACCTGGATGA